Sequence from the Camelus dromedarius isolate mCamDro1 chromosome 12, mCamDro1.pat, whole genome shotgun sequence genome:
tttcagTGCGATATAGCTTgacttttacttttgttgcttgtgcATATGGTATTATAAgcaaaaaatcatcaccaagaccaatgtcatgGAGGCTTTCCCCATAtttccttctagaaatttatcGTTCCAGgtcttctgtttaagtctttaatccatttggatttgatttttgtatatagtgtaagaattcaattttttttgcACGTCGcaattcagttttcccaacaccatttattgaagagattattctttccccattgtatattttgaCATCTTTATTGAATATTAGTTAactgtatatgtgtgggtttagTCCTGGACTCACTTCTCTTCCATAGTTCTGTGTATCCATTTTTATTCCAGTACCACATAATGTGTTGATTACTAGGgctttgtaataaaatttaaactcaggaagtgtgatgcctccagctttgtttttctttctcaagattagcTTAGGCAAATCAGTCTTTtctggttccatacaaatttttggattgtttaggattgttttttcctctttttttggaaaaaatatcattggaattttgataggtatTTCATTGACTCAACAGATCACTTTGAGAGGTATGGACATTTTGACAGAATTAATTCCAATACATAAATGTGagatattatttcattcatttgtatcttcaatttctttcaccaaTGTCTTATACTTTTCAGTGTAcagactttttttcctccttggttaaatttattcgggtattttatttattttgctgctaTTGTAAATgcaatattaatttctttttcagatagttccTTTTTAGTGAATAGAAATACAACTagttttgtgtgttgattttgtaccctgcaatTCTACTGAAtctgtttattagttctaacaggtttttggtggaatctttagTGTTTTATGTATGCtacatcatgtcatctgcaaacagaggatttcacttcttcctttctgatttggatgtcttttatttgtttttcttgcctaattgctctggctaggactccCAGTATTGAGTTGAATAGAAGTGATTAGATTTGACAAAaatcaacatcctttcatgataaaaaaaaaaaaaacacacctctCAACAATTAGATATAGAAGGAATGCACCTTAACACAAATGACAAGCCCACAGTGAACATCATacccaatggtgaaaagctgaaagctttttctctatgGTTAGGAACAGGCCACCAATTCTGAGACCAGTTTTGCAATTCAGAcaaattattttatcaatttttttcctgatctgtaaaactGGAACAATAGTAATACATTAGTCTTTGGGTTATCAGGATTAAATAAGTTGTTGCAACATGCTTATAACATTGCCTGACACACATTAAGTCTTACAAAAGGATCACATCTTAACCATACAAGCATATATATGCCAAAGGTAAATGCCCGTTATgacaatttaaatttttgtttgacaAGTAAACAACTGTAAGCAGCATTTTATTGGCAATGAAAAAATAGCagcactttaaattaaaaaaaattaatgaaaaatatcttGTCAAAATCTGTTTCCAGAAGGATCTAGCATCCAAAATGTACATTCAATAAGCAATGGAATAACAAATGGCAGAGTTCAATTCTCATAAGTGACGTAAGAACTCTGCCCAAATCTGAGCGGTCTCCGATGTATTGCACGGGTAAACTCCCTCCTTGGAGAAAAGGTGACGGCGAAATAGCTGGTGATAAATGATCACCTAATGAATTACTCTAAAGTGGCAGGATGATTCCATGCTGACCACCTCAGCCAATTATTTCAGGTGCGGAAGAACCATAGCAGGGATAAAGGAAAACCTGACCTCAAATTTCAGTTAAGGGAGTGGTTACTTAGATTCTAGActataaatacaattttcttctttaattattaattaaatatgaAGTACATTCAATTACTTTTAGGACTCAGCTTTACTGATTAATTAGGAACATCTACACAAATTAAAGTATCTTTACATAAAAGGACTTTGTCTTTCCTGGGAGTTAGAATGTTACATTTTAGTCTCTGGCATAGTTTACATGCCTCTCTCTATTTTTCATTCTtactaaaaaatatttagaacataTTTATTGGAGATTTATATCAATTAGATCAGATTATTGTCATTGAAGACCTACTGGTGAATCCATTCtatagaactaaaaaaaatttaatggataATAGAATTATCTGATAGTTAACATTGTATTAATAAGACATAACCCTAGTGAATAAAAGTACCTAAAAATAAACCTTCACTGAATCAGGGTCTTCAGTGATTTAGGGATTTTAGGGACCAGATACCTAAGGAAAGATTTATATCAATTATTTTTGTACAGAaccattgttttcccaacaaaattCATGATACCAGTTCCAAGTTTCAATTTCTCCTTAAGTATGCAATCAGTTTGACTAGAATTTAATAATCCTAACTCCTCTGGTGTTGTCTCAAAGTCAGCAATAAAAGGACTGGGATCCAATTTGATTTCATTATCTGTAGAAACGGGTGTGAGCCACACTGATTTcctaaagagaagagaaacaaaaagcagaTAGGGTGGGCATACTCAGTACCAGGTCTTTCCGAATCTAAATTTGAagtcaagtttttgtttttttaactgtttaacaCCATCACCATTATCAATATGGTGATTTAAGGGTGTGGCATAGTGCCTGTAGCACTATGATGATTTGTAATGCTTATGTTTAAGCAGAGTGCCCAGTAAAACAGACTTAGTCAAATGGATCCTAAGAATGGTAAAAGTTGTCTAAAACCTAATCTGACCCAGTGTAATGGTGGCAAAGGAgtggtgggtgtgcgtgtgtgtgttgtatACAGCAGTTAAAATTTATGCACCGAAAACTTAATCATACCCCTTTGTTGGcctagtctttatttttttcctaagaaagataagttgcaaacaacataataattactattaaaatagaaatgcCTTAGTCATCACTATTAATCTGGTAGCCTATGGAGATGCAACAGCTACAGGGAATTAGGTAAGAATGGTTTATTAATACCCTAGGCATTGGCTGATATATAGGAATGAaagcgtgtgcgtgtgtgtgtgtgtgtgtgtacactgaaCCACGTTGGTTTCTACTTAGGGGTCAGCTATTTCCCAGAGTATCACGAATCCCTCAGCCttggttttgttttatgaaattaAGTTAAAGTGAAGGCCAAGAGTCTTCAACAATGTGGTTGCAGTTAATACCACTGAACCATACActtcaaaatggtaaattttatcttgtatattttaccacaataaaaagtaccaattctcccccacccctccccaaaggCTCTGATGTTAAAACATATTGTACATTTGCTCTGAACCCTAAATTCTTTTTTCATGTCAACTATTCCCATACGTTAAACAGGGATAAAACGTTTCCTTGCGGTTTTCAGGTGGTTTCTAAAATTTGTCGCTCAGAATGATAACACTCAATGTAAAGATTTCAGTGACAAGGTTAAAGTGTATCAGGATATGCTATTCCACCTGGTCTCAAAGTTCACGTGCAGTCCTCTTGGGATTCAACCTCTCAGTTCCACAAAACTGCAAGCAAAGTGCATTTAGTGATAGGCTGATAAGCCTTTCCTTTCGTGTATCCACATGAGTTAGTATTAAATTGAAAGACTGGTTTTCTCTTGACTTTCTAGTCATTTCCTCTCCTAACACGGAACGGAACCATAAAATGTATCAGAAAATGAATATGGTGAAAGAAAAAGCACTGAAAGGTGATGTCACGTTTGATTTTCCCACTTACTAAGGTGACTGAGTACGCGCTTTGTAGTCCAGTTACTGCAAAACAACCTACTTATACTGGATGGTATATGTTGTGATTCTAAAATGaatgttacatttaaaaattaaaaataaaaaaatgaaagcgtactcaaaatatttttacatgctAATTTGGCGTTTGTTTGGACTTATGCTTATGGGTGAGTCACGTCATAGTCGCTAAAATCTGTGCTTCTGCAGAGACATCTGGTAAGTAAAGGTGACAGTAACATACTCAAAAGGAGGCTGTTATATTGGACTCACCTAGAGGCAGAACACTCCAAAGGGATTTTCTGACAGTCATAATGTGTATTCCTGGGGTTAAAGTACATCTCTGTTTGAAAAAGGAGAGTATCTTCTGAAACAACCTAGGAGAGCACAAAGGTTAAGAGGAGAGTATTTCCAACAGCAGAGGAGGCATGCACACATTTGAACAGGGAGCAGAAAGAATTCACGATCTTAAAAATGGCTGCTGTCAGAAACAacgaaaaacaccatatgatatcactcacatgtggaatctaaaaaaagaaaaagaaaaaaaggacactaatgaactcatttacaaaacagaaacaagactcccagacatagtgaacaatcttatggttactggggggaagggggtgggaagggataaatttgggattttgagatttgcagaggttagccactatatataaaaatggattttaaaaaatttcttctgtatagcacagggaactatgtacaatatcttataataacctttaatgaaaaagaatatgaaaaggaatacatgtacgtatatgcatgactgggacattgtgctgtacaccagaaacggactcattgtaactgactttacttcaattaaaaaaaaccaaaacactaagAGATGACTACTGCCACTTTTAGGTACATATAAAGATGTGACAACCACTGGGACAGAAGAGGAGTGTTA
This genomic interval carries:
- the LOC105094953 gene encoding oocyte-secreted protein 2, with the protein product MRVSLASGISFLLAALIWPCAENIYVEISCSMDWVMVSVSPCAYSSNLYIFADELFLGSGCPVTRIQTYVYDFIYPVHDCGIRTKVVSEDTLLFQTEMYFNPRNTHYDCQKIPLECSASRKSVWLTPVSTDNEIKLDPSPFIADFETTPEELGLLNSSQTDCILKEKLKLGTGIMNFVGKTMVLYKNN